The Erythrobacter litoralis HTCC2594 nucleotide sequence CGGTTCCTGAGCCAGGGCCAGATGCCGCCCAAGGCCGCCGTGCGGACCGAGGAGTTCATCAACTACTTCCGTTACGATTACGACCGCCCACAGGACCGCTCGCAGCCATTCACAGTCAATTTCGACGCAGCGCGCACGCCGTGGAACGAGGATACGCGGCTGATCCGCATCGGCCTTGCCGGATACGATATCGAACGCAGCGAGCGACCCCCGGCCAACCTCGTGTTCCTGATGGACGTCTCCGGCTCGATGGGCCGCCCGGATAAATTGCCGCTGGTGAAGACCGCGCTGGCAGGGCTCGCAGGTGAATTGCAGCCGCAGGACAAGGTCTCGATCGTCGTCTATGCTGGGGCTGCCGGCCTGGTGCTGGAGCCGACCAACGACACCCGCAAGATCCGCGCTGCGCTCAACCAGCTGCAGGCGGGCGGATCGACCGCGGGCGGCGCGGGCATCCAGCTCGCCTACCAGATCGCCGAGGACAATTTTATCGAAGGCGGGGTCAACCGCGTGATCCTGGCCACCGACGGCGATTTCAATGTGGGCGTATCCAGCCGCGACGCGCTGATCGAGATGATCGAGAAAAAGCGCGACAGCGGTATCACGCTGACCACGCTCGGCTTCGGCACCGGCAATTACAACGAGGCGATGATGGAACAGATCGCCAATCACGGGAACGGCAATTACGCCTATATCGACAGCGCGCTGGAAGCGAAAAAGGTGCTGGGCGACGAAATGTCCTCCACCCTCTTCACCATCGCCAAGGATGTTAAGATTCAGGTCGAGTTCAACCCGGCCGTCATCAGCCAGTACCGCCTGATCGGCTACGAAAACCGCGCGCTGCGCGACGAGGATTTCGACAACGATGCCGTCGATGCGGGTGACATCGGTGCCGGGCATCAGGTCACCGCGATCTACGAAGTCGTGCCGGTCGGCACCAAGGGCTGGATCCCGCCGCTGCGCTACGGCGACAGGCCTGCGCAGGCCGCGTCCGAGCGCGCCGAGGAAGCAGCGTATGTCAAGCTGCGCTACAAGATGCCCGACGGCGAGACATCGAAACTGATCGACTATGTCCTCCCCGCCAGCACCTTGCGTACGGCGACCATGCCGCGTGGCGACTTTGCCTTTGCCAGCGCGGTCGCGGGCTTCGGACAGAAACTGCGCGGCGATCCGATGCTTGGTGACTTCGCCTATGACGATCTCGCCCGGCTGGCCGGCACGCAGCAGGACTTCTGGCGACAGGAGTTCGTCAAGCTCACCTCGCTCGCGGGCAGCATGGGTCGGAACGCAGGCGAAGGCAGCCAAGGCGGCGATTGACCCCCTTCCCTTGACGCCGTCGTCTGGCTAGTGGGACGGGCGTGAGCATCCGCCCGTCCTTCGCCATTCTTGCCGGTGCCCTTTTGAGCGCGATCCTGGGAATCGCCGCGGCATCGCAGACCGCCGCGCCTTACGTGGAACGACTTGCAGCGGAAGCGGAGGCGATCGCCGGAAACGATGTGACCGTCCGCTTCGCCGACCGCGAGGGCTATCCCAGCCGTCACGCCATGCTGACACCCGCACGGGAACTGGACGAGGGGCGACGCGCCGATCTGGCAAAGCAGATCGGGGCGATCGACGGCATCGGCGGCGTGCACTGGACCGACGGCACAATGCTGGCCGAAGCCGGCGAAGCGCCGCTCGAATCCCTGCGTTGTCAGGATGATGTTCAGGCGATCCTGACGGCCCGCACGCTCCGGTTCGAGGAGTCGAGCGCCGCACTTGCAGCCGGCGGCACGGAACTGCTCGACGAAGTCGCGGCGGCGCTGCGACCCTGTTACGGCGCCATCATCGCCATCACCGGCCATACCGATACCTCGGGCGACGAACCCGCCAATATCGTCCTGTCGCGCCGCCGCGCTGCCGCGGTCGAGCGCGCACTCGTAGCGCGCGGCGTTCCCGAGGAAAGCCTCCGCATTAACGGGCTCGGCTCGTCGCAGCCGGTGCAAGGCCTCGACCCCGCCGATCCCGCCAACCGCCGGATCGAGTTTTCGGTCGTCGCCAAGCAACGCGTGCGCCCCACACCCATAGATCTGCCGGGGCCGCGCTGACATGCCGATCTGGATCGAACTCGTCATCCTGCTGTTGTTCACCTATGCCATCGGGCTCGGTTTCGGCTGGCTGCTGTGGGGCCGCACGCCGATCGTGGCCGATGCGCCCGAACCGCTTGAAGATATCTGAGGAGCACTCCCCGTGATCGAACTCGTCGAAGCCAATTGGCCGGTATTCCTGATCGTCCTGCTGATCGGCATTGCCGCCGCCTGGTTCGTCTTCGTCGGCAGTCGCAAGACCCAGGTAACGCGCGACGAGAGCGGCGAGCCGGACAAGCCGGCCGCGCGCAACCAGGCGCTGATCGATTCCGAACCCGTGGTGAAGCGTGATCCCGTGCCCGAACCGACGCCGGTTGTCCCGGTAGCCCCGATGGGCATGGCCGGTGCCGGTCCGGCCGTAGCGGCTGCAGCGCAGGAGGCAGCAGCCGAAGCACAATCGCGCGACGACCTGACCCGGATCAAGGGCGTCGGTCCCAAGCTCGCCACCATCCTTCATGAAAAGGGCGTTACATCGTTCGAACAGATCGCCAATTGGAACGACGCAGATATCGACGCGATCGATGCCAAGCTCGGCCGCTTTCAGGGCCGCATCCGGCGCGATGACTGGCCCACCCAAGCACGTTTTCTGGCATCGGGCGACACCGCCGGATACGAGGCGCAGTTCGGCAAGCTCTGACCGACGACTCCCAGCCACGCGCCCTGCGGGAACCGATTGCACGCTGCCTCATTGATTGACTCAGGTCGTCAAATCGTGGGGGAGAGACCAATGGACATGCCTTTCGTAATCGTCGCCGAAGACGAAGCCATAATCGGCGCTGATCTTTGCATGACCGTGCAGGAAGCCGGTTGCGAAGTCGAAGGCCCCTTGCCGGACGTCTCCTCGACCATGCTGGCCTATCAGAAGCGCAAGCCGGACCTGGCGATCCTTGACGTGAATCTCGGAGACGACAATGTCTTCCCGCTTGCGGACAAGCTGATCGCGGAAGACGTGCAGATTATCTTCCATTCCGGCGCTTACCGGGAAGAAGAGATCGCCGAACGTTTTCCCGGAGCGACGCTGCTGCAAAAGCCGGTTCCACCGCAAAAGATGCTCGAGACGGTTCAACGCAAGCTCGACGAAGCCTGATCGCTGCCCTCCGTAAGACTTGATGCAGGGCTCCACTCCTGCGAAAGCGCAGCCACAGAAGTGACCGCCTGACCGCAGGAGTTTTCATGACTGGTATGGTGCCTTTCGCGTGGGACGATCCGTTCCGCCTCGACGAGCAATTGACCGAAGACGAGCGGATGATCCGCGACGCGGCGCATGGATTCGCACAAAGCGAGCTTCAGCCGCGCGTGATCGAGGCCTTTTCCAACGAAGTCGATGCGCCGGAATTGTTCCCGCTGATGGGCCAAGCCGGACTGCTGGGCGCGACGATCCCCGAAGAGTATGGCGGCGCAGGTGCGGGCTACGTGGCCTATGGCCTGATTGCTCGCGAGATCGAGCGCGTCGACAGCGGCTATCGCTCGATGGCCTCGGTGCAATCCTCGCTCGTCATGTATCCGATCCACGCTTTCGGTTCGGAGGAGCAGAAGCGCAAATACCTGCCCGGCCTGGCGTCGGGCGAATTGATCGGCTGCTTCGGGCTGACCGAGCCCGACGCGGGGTCCGACCCTGCCGGCATGAAGACTGTCGCGAAAAAGAACGGCGACGGATACATCATTTCCGGTTCCAAGACCTGGATTTCCAACTCACCCTTCGCCGATGTTTTCGTGGTCTGGGCCAAGAGCGAAGAGCACGGCGGCGGTATCCGCGGCTTCGTGCTGGAAAAGGGGATGGACGGTCTGTCCGCCCCCAAGATCGAAGGCAAGATCTCGCTGCGCGCCAGCACAACCGGCATGATCGTGATGGACGAGGTCAAGGTCGGTGCGGATGCGCTGCTGCCCGATGTGCAGGGTCTCAAGGGGCCTTTCTCGTGCCTCAACCGCGCGCGCTACGGCATCAGCTGGGGCAGCATGGGCGCAGCGGAATTCTGTATGCACGCAGCGCGGCAATACGGCCTGGATCGCCAGCAGTTCGGCGTCCCGCTGGCGAGTAAGCAGCTCTACCAGCTCAAACTTTCCAACATGATGAGCGAGATCGCGCTGGGCCTGCAGGCCTCCCTGCGCGTCGGCCGCCTGATGGACGAAGGCAAGTTCGCGCCCGAGATGATCTCGATCGTCAAGCGCAACAATGTCGGTAAGGCGCTCGATATCGCGCGGGCCGCGCGCGATATGCACGGCGGCAACGGTATCAGCGAGGAATACCAGGTCATCCGCCACATGGTGAATCTCGAGACGGTCAATACCTATGAAGGCACGCATGATGTCCACGCGCTGATCCTGGGCCGCGCAATCACCGGGTTGGCGGCGTTCTGATCTCGCACTTGCTGGCACGGCTGTCCTACACGGACAGGCCATGGCACAAGCGACAGATGGCTCGGTCTGGTGCATTTTCGCGGGGTTACACGTTGGACTCGGCACCTCCGCGTTTTTCTGCGCCTGGACGGTGGTCCATGCGGTCCATGTCTCCCCCTTCTGCGGGCGCGCATGGCGGAACATCTGCCGCTCCGGCCCATTGGTCGTTACAGATGAAACCAACGGGAGGACGCGCCGGATCATGAAGCTCTACGGGTATTACCGCAGCTCTACGAGCTA carries:
- a CDS encoding vWA domain-containing protein, yielding MRIIRFATVSMLAVALASCASQSSEGERIVVTGSKADRSSDASPPPPPPPPPPPPSPAYAAQQAVVVSGSRIASEAAVAPDTSGQPAEAAGREYRYVMPVIVPQPEDRERYDGEEVSPVKIAAVEPLSTFSVDVDTGAYANARRFLSQGQMPPKAAVRTEEFINYFRYDYDRPQDRSQPFTVNFDAARTPWNEDTRLIRIGLAGYDIERSERPPANLVFLMDVSGSMGRPDKLPLVKTALAGLAGELQPQDKVSIVVYAGAAGLVLEPTNDTRKIRAALNQLQAGGSTAGGAGIQLAYQIAEDNFIEGGVNRVILATDGDFNVGVSSRDALIEMIEKKRDSGITLTTLGFGTGNYNEAMMEQIANHGNGNYAYIDSALEAKKVLGDEMSSTLFTIAKDVKIQVEFNPAVISQYRLIGYENRALRDEDFDNDAVDAGDIGAGHQVTAIYEVVPVGTKGWIPPLRYGDRPAQAASERAEEAAYVKLRYKMPDGETSKLIDYVLPASTLRTATMPRGDFAFASAVAGFGQKLRGDPMLGDFAYDDLARLAGTQQDFWRQEFVKLTSLAGSMGRNAGEGSQGGD
- a CDS encoding OmpA family protein, encoding MSIRPSFAILAGALLSAILGIAAASQTAAPYVERLAAEAEAIAGNDVTVRFADREGYPSRHAMLTPARELDEGRRADLAKQIGAIDGIGGVHWTDGTMLAEAGEAPLESLRCQDDVQAILTARTLRFEESSAALAAGGTELLDEVAAALRPCYGAIIAITGHTDTSGDEPANIVLSRRRAAAVERALVARGVPEESLRINGLGSSQPVQGLDPADPANRRIEFSVVAKQRVRPTPIDLPGPR
- a CDS encoding helix-hairpin-helix domain-containing protein, with the translated sequence MIELVEANWPVFLIVLLIGIAAAWFVFVGSRKTQVTRDESGEPDKPAARNQALIDSEPVVKRDPVPEPTPVVPVAPMGMAGAGPAVAAAAQEAAAEAQSRDDLTRIKGVGPKLATILHEKGVTSFEQIANWNDADIDAIDAKLGRFQGRIRRDDWPTQARFLASGDTAGYEAQFGKL
- a CDS encoding response regulator, whose protein sequence is MDMPFVIVAEDEAIIGADLCMTVQEAGCEVEGPLPDVSSTMLAYQKRKPDLAILDVNLGDDNVFPLADKLIAEDVQIIFHSGAYREEEIAERFPGATLLQKPVPPQKMLETVQRKLDEA
- a CDS encoding acyl-CoA dehydrogenase is translated as MVPFAWDDPFRLDEQLTEDERMIRDAAHGFAQSELQPRVIEAFSNEVDAPELFPLMGQAGLLGATIPEEYGGAGAGYVAYGLIAREIERVDSGYRSMASVQSSLVMYPIHAFGSEEQKRKYLPGLASGELIGCFGLTEPDAGSDPAGMKTVAKKNGDGYIISGSKTWISNSPFADVFVVWAKSEEHGGGIRGFVLEKGMDGLSAPKIEGKISLRASTTGMIVMDEVKVGADALLPDVQGLKGPFSCLNRARYGISWGSMGAAEFCMHAARQYGLDRQQFGVPLASKQLYQLKLSNMMSEIALGLQASLRVGRLMDEGKFAPEMISIVKRNNVGKALDIARAARDMHGGNGISEEYQVIRHMVNLETVNTYEGTHDVHALILGRAITGLAAF